One part of the Arabidopsis thaliana chromosome 4, partial sequence genome encodes these proteins:
- a CDS encoding basic helix-loop-helix (bHLH) DNA-binding superfamily protein (basic helix-loop-helix (bHLH) DNA-binding superfamily protein; FUNCTIONS IN: DNA binding, sequence-specific DNA binding transcription factor activity; INVOLVED IN: regulation of transcription; LOCATED IN: nucleus; CONTAINS InterPro DOMAIN/s: Helix-loop-helix DNA-binding domain (InterPro:IPR001092), Helix-loop-helix DNA-binding (InterPro:IPR011598); BEST Arabidopsis thaliana protein match is: basic helix-loop-helix (bHLH) DNA-binding superfamily protein (TAIR:AT2G22750.2); Has 2910 Blast hits to 2902 proteins in 174 species: Archae - 4; Bacteria - 2; Metazoa - 77; Fungi - 51; Plants - 2768; Viruses - 0; Other Eukaryotes - 8 (source: NCBI BLink).) has protein sequence MSILSTRWFSEQEIEENSIIQQFHMNSIVGEVQEAQYIFPHSFTTNNDPSYDDLIEMKPPKILETTYISPSSHLPPNSKPHHIHRHSSSRILSFEDYGSNDMEHEYSPTYLNSIFSPKLEAQVQPHQKSDEFNRKGTKRAQPFSRNQSNAQDHIIAERKRREKLTQRFVALSALVPGLKKMDKASVLGDALKHIKYLQERVGELEEQKKERRLESMVLVKKSKLILDDNNQSFSSSCEDGFSDLDLPEIEVRFSDEDVLIKILCEKQKGHLAKIMAEIEKLHILITNSSVLNFGPTLDITIIAKKESDFDMTLMDVVKSLRSALSNFI, from the exons ATGAGTATCTTATCCACAAGATGGTTTTCTGAGCAG gaaatagaagaaaatagcATAATTCAACAGTTTCACATGAACTCAATAGTGGGAGAGGTCCAAGAAGCTCAATACATTTTTCCACACTCTTTCACGACCAACAATGATCCCTCTTATGATGATTTGATCGAAATGAAACCACCAAAGATCCTTGAGACAACTTACATATCaccttcttctcatcttcctccaaATTCAAAGCCCCATCATATTCACCGTCATTCTTCCTCAAGAATTCTCTCTTTCGAAGATTATGGTTCAAATGATATGGAACACGAGTACTCTCCCACCTACCTAAACTCAATCTTTAGCCCAAAATTAGAGGCTCAAGTGCAACCACACCAGAAGAGTGATGAGTTTAATCGAAAAGGGACCAAGAGGGCTCAACCGTTTTCAAGAAACCAATCCAATGCTCAGGATCACATAATAGCCGAAAGAAAACGTAGAGAGAAGCTTACTCAAAGATTCGTAGCTCTTTCCGCTCTAGTTCCTGGCCTTAAAAAG ATGGACAAGGCTTCTGTGTTGGGAGATGCATTAAAGCATATAAAGTATCTCCAAGAAAGAGTGGGAGAGTTGGAggaacagaagaaagaaagaagattggAATCAATGGTTCTTGTGAAGAAGTCTAAGCTGATCTTGGACGATAATAATCaatcattctcttcttcttgtgaaGATGGCTTCTCGGACTTGGATCTTCCCGAGATCGAGGTAAGATTCTCGGATGAAGATGTTCTAATCAAGATCCTTTGCGAGAAGCAAAAGGGTCATCTTGCCAAGATTATGGCCGAGATTGAGAAACTTCATATCTTGATAACTAATTCAAGTGTATTGAATTTTGGACCAACTCTTGATATCACCATTATAGCTAAG AAGGAGAGTGATTTCGACATGACACTCATGGATGTTGTAAAGAGCTTAAGGTCTGCTTTGTCGAATTTCATATGA
- the HKL3 gene encoding hexokinase-like 3 (hexokinase-like 3 (HKL3); CONTAINS InterPro DOMAIN/s: Hexokinase, N-terminal (InterPro:IPR022672), Hexokinase, C-terminal (InterPro:IPR022673), Hexokinase (InterPro:IPR001312); BEST Arabidopsis thaliana protein match is: hexokinase 1 (TAIR:AT4G29130.1); Has 2260 Blast hits to 1998 proteins in 311 species: Archae - 0; Bacteria - 87; Metazoa - 1224; Fungi - 560; Plants - 263; Viruses - 0; Other Eukaryotes - 126 (source: NCBI BLink).) — protein MTRKEVVLAVTAATITAVAAGVLMGRWIRRKERRLKHTQRILRKFARECATPVSKLWAVADALVADMTASLTAECCGSLNMLVSFTGSLPSGDEKGVHYGVNLRGKELLLLRGTLGGNEEPISDVQKHEIPIPDDVLNGSFKELCDFISLELVKFLAMNPGGEAEEVKNLGFTLTRSVEQIGSHSISSIHRKSLANDDDEKVLKDLVNDMNESLETHGLKIRMNTALVDNTIGELAGGRYYHKDTVAAVSLGMGTNAAYIEQAQEISRWKSAIREPQEIVVSTEWGDFRSCHLPITEFDASLDAESLNPGHRIFEKMVSGRYLGEIVRRVLLKMSEESALFGDTLPPKLTIPYILWSPDMAAMHQDISEERETVNKKLKEVFGIMDSTLAAREVVVEVCDVVAERAARLAGAGIVGMIKKLGRLEKKMSIVIVEGGLYDHYRVFRNYLHSSVWEMLGDELSDHVVIEHSHGGSAAGALFLAACGDGHQDSESK, from the exons ATGACCAGGAAAGAGGTGGTTCTGGCCGTGACGGCTGCAACCATTACGGCGGTTGCAGCAGGTGTACTAATGGGTCGGTGGATCCGGAGGAAAGAGCGGCGGTTGAAACATACGCAGAGAATTTTGAGGAAATTCGCTAGAGAATGCGCCACGCCGGTTTCGAAGCTTTGGGCGGTGGCGGACGCCTTGGTCGCCGACATGACCGCCTCTTTAACCGCCGAGTGTTGCGGTTCCCTCAACATGCTCGTTTCATTCACCGGTTCTCTCCCTTCCGG TGATGAGAAAGGGGTACACTATGGAGTCAACTTGAGAGGCAAGGAACTATTACTGTTACGTGGGACGCTAGGTGGTAACGAAGAGCCTATTTCCGATGTACAGAAGCATGAGATTCCGATCCCTGACGATGTTTTAAATGGTTCTTTCAAG GAGTTGTGCGATTTCATATCATTGGAGCTTGTTAAATTTCTTGCGATGAATCCCGGtggagaagcagaagaagtgaagaatctcgggtttacgttGACGCGCTCTGTTGAGCAGATTGGGTCACATTCAATCTCGTCGATACATAGGAAGAGTTTAGCAAATGACGATGATGAGAaggttttgaaagatttggtGAATGATATGAATGAATCACTGGAAACACACGGTCTGAAAATTCGGATGAACACAGCGCTG GTGGATAATACTATAGGAGAATTGGCTGGAGGAAGGTATTATCACAAGGACACTGTGGCTGCAGTATCATTAGGTATGGGAACCAACGCTGCTTACATTGAACAAGCTCAAGAGATATCGAGGTGGAAATCTGCGATACGTGAGCCACAAGAGATC GTTGTTAGCACAGAGTGGGGAGATTTCAGATCTTGCCATCTTCCTATAACCGAGTTCGATGCTTCTCTTGACGCGGAAAGCTTGAATCCCGGACATCGA ATATTTGAGAAGATGGTGTCAGGAAGATACTTAGGGGAGATAGTAAGAAGAGTGTTACTAAAAATGTCTGAAGAATCTGCTCTCTTTGGAGATACACTACCTCCAAAACTCACAATTCCTTACATTTTATG GTCTCCAGATATGGCTGCAATGCATCAAGATATATCCGAAGAACGGGAGACTGTAAACAAAAAGCTCAAGGAAGTTTTCGGT ATAATGGATTCAACTCTTGCGGCGAGAGAAGTTGTAGTTGAAGTATGCGATGTAGTCGCGGAACGAGCGGCTCGTTTAGCGGGAGCAGGAATAGTTGGGATGATAAAGAAGCTTGGaagattagagaagaaaatgagcaTTGTGATAGTTGAAGGAGGATTGTATGATCATTATAGGGTATTTAGAAACTATCTTCATAGCAGCGTTTGGGAAATGCTTGGTGATGAGTTATCAGATCACGTCGTCATTGAGCATTCTCACGGTGGATCTGCTGCCGGAGCTCTCTTCCTTGCCGCATGTGGCGACGGTCATCAAGATTCTGAAAGCAAGTGA
- the PCK1 gene encoding phosphoenolpyruvate carboxykinase 1 (phosphoenolpyruvate carboxykinase 1 (PCK1); FUNCTIONS IN: phosphoenolpyruvate carboxykinase activity, purine nucleotide binding, phosphoenolpyruvate carboxykinase (ATP) activity, ATP binding; INVOLVED IN: defense response to fungus, incompatible interaction, response to cadmium ion, cellular response to phosphate starvation, gluconeogenesis; LOCATED IN: cytosol, nucleolus, nucleus, membrane; EXPRESSED IN: 26 plant structures; EXPRESSED DURING: 14 growth stages; CONTAINS InterPro DOMAIN/s: Phosphoenolpyruvate carboxykinase, N-terminal (InterPro:IPR008210), Phosphoenolpyruvate carboxykinase (ATP), conserved site (InterPro:IPR015994), Phosphoenolpyruvate carboxykinase, ATP-utilising (InterPro:IPR001272), Phosphoenolpyruvate carboxykinase, C-terminal (InterPro:IPR013035); BEST Arabidopsis thaliana protein match is: phosphoenolpyruvate carboxykinase 2 (TAIR:AT5G65690.1); Has 4504 Blast hits to 4501 proteins in 1411 species: Archae - 21; Bacteria - 2559; Metazoa - 2; Fungi - 139; Plants - 194; Viruses - 0; Other Eukaryotes - 1589 (source: NCBI BLink).) has product MSAGNGNATNGDGGFSFPKGPVMPKITTGAAKRGSGVCHDDSGPTVNATTIDELHSLQKKRSAPTTPINQNAAAAFAAVSEEERQKIQLQSISASLASLTRESGPKVVRGDPAEKKTDGSTTPAYAHGQHHSIFSPATGAVSDSSLKFTHVLYNLSPAELYEQAIKYEKGSFITSNGALATLSGAKTGRAPRDKRVVRDATTEDELWWGKGSPNIEMDEHTFMVNRERAVDYLNSLEKVFVNDQYLNWDPENRIKVRIVSARAYHSLFMHNMCIRPTQEELESFGTPDFTIYNAGQFPCNRYTHYMTSSTSVDLNLARREMVILGTQYAGEMKKGLFSVMHYLMPKRRILSLHSGCNMGKDGDVALFFGLSGTGKTTLSTDHNRYLIGDDEHCWTETGVSNIEGGCYAKCVDLSREKEPDIWNAIKFGTVLENVVFDEHTREVDYSDKSVTENTRAAYPIEFIPNAKIPCVGPHPTNVILLACDAFGVLPPVSKLNLAQTMYHFISGYTALVAGTEDGIKEPTATFSACFGAAFIMLHPTKYAAMLAEKMKSQGATGWLVNTGWSGGSYGVGNRIKLAYTRKIIDAIHSGSLLKANYKKTEIFGFEIPTEIEGIPSEILDPVNSWSDKKAHKDTLVKLGGLFKKNFEVFANHKIGVDGKLTEEILAAGPIF; this is encoded by the exons ATGTCGGCCGGTAACGGAAATGCTACTAACGGTGACGGAGGGTTTAGTTTCCCTAAAGGACCGGTGATGCCGAAGATAACGACCGGAGCAGCAAAGAGAGGTAGCGGAGTCTGCCACGACGATAGTGGTCCGACGGTGAATGCCACAACCATCGATGAGCTTCATTCGTTACAGAAGAAACGTTCTGCTCCTACCACACCGATCAACCAAAACGCCGCCGCTGCTTTTGCCGCCGTCTCCGAGGAGGAGCGTCAGAAGATTCAGCTTCAATCTATCAG TGCATCGTTAGCATCGTTAACGAGAGAGTCAGGACCAAAGGTGGTGAGAGGAGATCCGGCGGAGAAGAAGACCGATGGTTCAACTACTCCGGCGTACGCTCACGGCCAACATCATTCTATCTTTTCTCCGGCTACTGGTGCTGTCAGTGATAGCTCCTTGAAGTTTACTCACGTCCTCTACAATCTTTCGCCTGCAG aGCTTTATGAGCAAGCTATTAAGTATGAGAAAGGTTCGTTTATCACTTCTAATGGAGCTTTGGCGACGCTTTCTGGTGCTAAGACTGGTCGTGCTCCCAGAGATAAGCGTGTTGTTAGAGATGCTACTACTGAGGATGAGCTTTGGTGGGGAAA ggGTTCGCCGAATATCGAAATGGATGAACATACTTTCATGGTGAACAGAGAAAGAGCTGTTGATTACTTGAATTCCTTGGAAAAg GTCTTTGTCAATGACCAATACTTAAACTGGGATCCAGAGAACAGAATCAAAGTCAGGATTGTCTCAGCTAGAGCTTACCATTCATTGTTTATGCACAACAT GTGTATCCGACCAACTCAGGAGGAGCTTGAGAGCTTTGGTACTCCGGATTTTACTATATACAATGCTGGGCAGTTTCCATGTAATCGTTACACTCATTACATGACTTCGTCCACTAGCGTAGACCTTAATCTGGCTAGGAGGGAAATGGTTATACTTGGTACTCAGTATGCTGGGGAAATGAAGAAGGGTCTTTTCAGTGTGATGCATTACCTTATGCCTAAGCGTCGTATTCTCTCCCTTCATTCTGGATGCAATATGGGAAAAGATGGAGATGTTGCTCTCTTCTTTGGACTTTCAG GTACCGGGAAGACAACGCTGTCTACTGATCACAACAGGTATCTTATTGGAGATGATGAGCATTGTTGGACTGAGACTGGTGTTTCGAACATTGAGGGTGGGTGCTATGCTAAGTGTGTTGATCTTTCGAGGGAGAAGGAGCCTGATATCTGGAACGCTATCAAGTTTGGAACAG TTTTGGAAAATGTTGTGTTTGATGAGCACACCAGAGAAGTGGATTACTCTGATAAATCTGTTACAG AGAACACACGTGCTGCCTACCCAATTGAGTTCATTCCAAATGCGAAAATACCTTGTGTTGGTCCACACCCGACAAATGTGATACTTCTGGCTTGTGATGCCTTTGGTGTTCTCCCACCTGTGAGCAAGCTGAATCTGGCACAAACCATGTACCACTTCATCAGTGGTTACACTGCTCTG GTTGCTGGCACAGAGGATGGTATCAAGGAGCCAACAGCAACATTCTCAGCTTGCTTTGGTGCAGCTTTCATAATGTTGCATCCCACAAAGTATGCAGCTATGTTAGCTGAGAAGATGAAGTCACAAGGTGCTACTGGTTGGCTCGTCAACACTGGTTGGTCTGGTGGCAG TTATGGTGTTGGAAACAGAATCAAGCTGGCATACACTAGAAAGATCATCGATGCAATCCATTCGGGCAGTCTCTTGAAGGCAAACTACAAGAAAACCGAAATCTTTGGATTTGAAATCCCAACTGAGATCGAAGGGATACCTTCAGAGATCTTGGACCCCGTCAACTCC TGGTCTGATAAGAAGGCACACAAAGATACTCTGGTGAAACTGGGAGGTCTGTTCAAGAAGAACTTCGAGGTTTTTGCTAACCATAAGATTGGTGTGGATGGTAAGCTTACGGAGGAGATTCTCGCTGCTGGTCCTATCTTTtag
- a CDS encoding SPT2 chromatin protein (SPT2 chromatin protein; CONTAINS InterPro DOMAIN/s: Chromatin SPT2 (InterPro:IPR013256); BEST Arabidopsis thaliana protein match is: SPT2 chromatin protein (TAIR:AT2G22720.3); Has 597 Blast hits to 542 proteins in 119 species: Archae - 0; Bacteria - 20; Metazoa - 201; Fungi - 82; Plants - 71; Viruses - 1; Other Eukaryotes - 222 (source: NCBI BLink).) — protein MQSEFLELRQRIKESIRTKMQSGDTIIAPTSQTQLHQSKSNLPYDFGSFFGPSQTVIASRVLQESKPLLENETSAAKMLNSIQNVCLIRSFFFTFLTLQKKSSVLMNDASGTKNANEVKRKAEKLKDGRDYSFLFSDDAQLPVSIKEPPTSRPSSTESQMQPRPGSSNNVQAHTREDSAINSQKRKSMNKKGQPSSKLGHQRPLSSTKPLRHDSKQQRVEQRNVSLELTRSQLPPAKHQLISKPPLKRVKKKPVKMSEDDLALQMVRKMCKTDRFAGRDEDYDDRCMEANFDDIMREEKRSERLAKKEDAEQLRLVEEEERVRRQKKQKLSHLKNCGLGLKNLRVSNFKVTFLL, from the exons ATGCAATCAGAGTTTCTTGAATTGCGTCAACGGATTAAGGAATCGATTAGGACGAAGATGCAAAGCGGAGATACTATTATTGCTCCAACCTCACAGACACAGTTACATCAGAGCAAAAGTAATCTTCCGTACGa CTTTGGTTCCTTTTTTGGTCCTTCTCAGACTGTTATTGCTTCAAGAGTCTTACAAGAAAGCAAGCCTCTTTTAGAAAACGAGACATCAGCAGCTAAAATGTTAAACTCTATTCAAAACGTATGTCTCATCAGATCcttctttttcacatttttgaCGTtgcaa AAGAAAAGTTCTGTTCTAATGAATGATGCTTCAGGGACTAAGAATGCGAATGAGGTCAAACGAAAAGCTGAAAAACTTAAGGATGGAAGAGACTACTCATTCCTTTTCTCTGATGATGCTCAGCTTCCTGTTTCCATCAAGGAACCACCTACTTCTAGACCAAGTTCCACAGAGAGCCAAATGCAGCCAAGACCAGGTTCATCAAATAATGTACAAGCTCACACGAGGGAGGATTCGGCAATTAACTCTCAAAAGCGGAAATCAATGAACAAGAAGGGCCAACCAAGTTCCAAATTAGGCCATCAGAGACCACTGTCCTCAACAAAGCCATTGAGACATGATTCTAAACAACAAAGGGTAGAACAGAGAAATGTTTCCTTGGAACTCACAAGGTCGCAACTGCCTCCTGCGAAACACCAGTTGATTAGCAAACCACCATTGAAGCGAGTGAAGAAAAAGCCTGTGAAAATGTCAGAAGATGATTTGGCCTTGCAAATGGTTAGAAAGATGTGCAAGACTGATCGTTTTGCAGGGCGTGACGAAGACTATGATGATAGGTGCATGGAAGCCAACTTTGATGATATCATGAGGGAAGAGAAACGGAG TGAGAGACTTGCGAAGAAAGAAGACGCGGAACAACTGCGGTTggtagaggaagaagaaagagtgagaaggcagaagaagcagaaactTAGCCATTTGAAGAATTGTGGTTTAGGGTTAAAGAATCTACGCGTTTCTAATTTCAAagttacttttcttctttga
- a CDS encoding SPT2 chromatin protein — MQSEFLELRQRIKESIRTKMQSGDTIIAPTSQTQLHQSKSNLPYDFGSFFGPSQTVIASRVLQESKPLLENETSAAKMLNSIQNKKSSVLMNDASGTKNANEVKRKAEKLKDGRDYSFLFSDDAQLPVSIKEPPTSRPSSTESQMQPRPGSSNNVQAHTREDSAINSQKRKSMNKKGQPSSKLGHQRPLSSTKPLRHDSKQQRVEQRNVSLELTRSQLPPAKHQLISKPPLKRVKKKPVKMSEDDLALQMVRKMCKTDRFAGRDEDYDDRCMEANFDDIMREEKRSERLAKKEDAEQLRLVEEEERVRRQKKQKLSHLKNCGLGLKNLRVSNFKVTFLL, encoded by the exons ATGCAATCAGAGTTTCTTGAATTGCGTCAACGGATTAAGGAATCGATTAGGACGAAGATGCAAAGCGGAGATACTATTATTGCTCCAACCTCACAGACACAGTTACATCAGAGCAAAAGTAATCTTCCGTACGa CTTTGGTTCCTTTTTTGGTCCTTCTCAGACTGTTATTGCTTCAAGAGTCTTACAAGAAAGCAAGCCTCTTTTAGAAAACGAGACATCAGCAGCTAAAATGTTAAACTCTATTCAAAAC AAGAAAAGTTCTGTTCTAATGAATGATGCTTCAGGGACTAAGAATGCGAATGAGGTCAAACGAAAAGCTGAAAAACTTAAGGATGGAAGAGACTACTCATTCCTTTTCTCTGATGATGCTCAGCTTCCTGTTTCCATCAAGGAACCACCTACTTCTAGACCAAGTTCCACAGAGAGCCAAATGCAGCCAAGACCAGGTTCATCAAATAATGTACAAGCTCACACGAGGGAGGATTCGGCAATTAACTCTCAAAAGCGGAAATCAATGAACAAGAAGGGCCAACCAAGTTCCAAATTAGGCCATCAGAGACCACTGTCCTCAACAAAGCCATTGAGACATGATTCTAAACAACAAAGGGTAGAACAGAGAAATGTTTCCTTGGAACTCACAAGGTCGCAACTGCCTCCTGCGAAACACCAGTTGATTAGCAAACCACCATTGAAGCGAGTGAAGAAAAAGCCTGTGAAAATGTCAGAAGATGATTTGGCCTTGCAAATGGTTAGAAAGATGTGCAAGACTGATCGTTTTGCAGGGCGTGACGAAGACTATGATGATAGGTGCATGGAAGCCAACTTTGATGATATCATGAGGGAAGAGAAACGGAG TGAGAGACTTGCGAAGAAAGAAGACGCGGAACAACTGCGGTTggtagaggaagaagaaagagtgagaaggcagaagaagcagaaactTAGCCATTTGAAGAATTGTGGTTTAGGGTTAAAGAATCTACGCGTTTCTAATTTCAAagttacttttcttctttga
- a CDS encoding LisH/CRA/RING-U-box domains-containing protein (LisH/CRA/RING-U-box domains-containing protein; FUNCTIONS IN: zinc ion binding; INVOLVED IN: biological_process unknown; LOCATED IN: cellular_component unknown; EXPRESSED IN: 22 plant structures; EXPRESSED DURING: 13 growth stages; CONTAINS InterPro DOMAIN/s: Ran binding protein, CRA domain (InterPro:IPR019589), Zinc finger, RING-type (InterPro:IPR001841), CTLH, C-terminal LisH motif (InterPro:IPR006595), LisH dimerisation motif (InterPro:IPR006594), Ran binding protein-like, CRA domain (InterPro:IPR013144); BEST Arabidopsis thaliana protein match is: zinc ion binding (TAIR:AT2G22690.2); Has 833 Blast hits to 829 proteins in 195 species: Archae - 0; Bacteria - 0; Metazoa - 364; Fungi - 234; Plants - 138; Viruses - 0; Other Eukaryotes - 97 (source: NCBI BLink).) — protein sequence MELKSIKDAFDRVATKQKLSYSKTNEIVHMLSQEIDKALSILEETPSSDTMLLDHRSILADVKKVFMEIAPITQLEATEKELHAALTKYPKVLEKQLNPDISKAYRHNVEFDTHIVNQIIANFFYRQGMFDIGDCFVAETGESECSTRQSFVEMYRILEAMKRRDLEPALNWAVSNSDKLKEARSDLEMKLHSLHFLEIARGKNSKEAIDYARKHIATFADSCLPEIQKLMCSLLWNRKLDKSPYSEFLSPALWNNAVKELTRQYCNLLGESSESPLSITVTAGTQALPVLLKYMNVVMANKKLDWQTMEQLPVDAQLSEEFQFHSVFVCPVSKEQSSDDNPPMMMSCGHVLCKQTINKMSKNGSKSSFKCPYCPTDVDISRCRQLHF from the coding sequence ATGGAGCTAAAGAGCATTAAGGATGCGTTTGATCGTGTTGCGACGAAGCAGAAGCTCTCTTATAGCAAAACTAATGAGATTGTTCATATGTTGTCTCAAGAAATCGATAAGGCTTTGAGCATATTAGAGGAGACACCATCATCAGATACTATGCTTCTTGATCATAGATCTATCCTCGCTGATGTGAAGAAAGTGTTTATGGAGATTGCTCCAATCACTCAACTTGAAGCTACTGAGAAAGAGCTACATGCGGCTTTGACCAAGTACCCTAAAGTTCTTGAGAAACAGCTGAATCCAGACATATCAAAGGCTTATAGACACAATGTTGAGTTTGATACTCATATCGTTAACCAGATTATCGCCAACTTTTTCTACCGTCAAGGAATGTTTGACATTGGTGACTGTTTTGTTGCTGAAACTGGTGAATCTGAATGTTCTACAAGACAATCTTTCGTGGAGATGTATCGGATACTAGAAGCTATGAAGAGACGAGATCTTGAACCGGCTCTTAATTGGGCTGTTTCGAACTCTGACAAACTAAAGGAAGCAAGGTCTGATCTTGAGATGAAGCTTCATAGTCTACACTTTCTGGAAATAGCACGAGGCAAAAACTCCAAAGAAGCTATCGACTATGCGAGAAAGCATATCGCCACGTTTGCAGATAGCTGCCTCCCGGAGATCCAGAAGCTCATGTGTTCTCTCTTATGGAACAGAAAACTCGATAAATCACCATACTCCGAGTTTCTCTCCCCCGCTCTGTGGAACAATGCAGTCAAAGAGCTAACCCGACAGTACTGCAACCTACTCGGTGAATCATCTGAAAGCCCGTTGAGTATAACAGTAACAGCGGGCACACAAGCGTTACCAGTACTATTGAAATACATGAACGTGGTGATGGCGAATAAGAAGCTTGATTGGCAGACCATGGAACAACTTCCTGTTGATGCGCAACTATCCGAGGAGTTTCAGTTTCATTCGGTGTTTGTCTGTCCAGTCTCTAAAGAACAGTCAAGTGATGATAACCCTCCGATGATGATGTCTTGTGGACATGTGCTTTGCAAGCAGACGATCAACAAAATGTCAAAGAATGGCTCTAAGTCGTCGTTCAAGTGTCCTTATTGCCCAACCGATGTAGACATCTCAAGGTGTAGGCAGTTGCACTTTTGA